The nucleotide window TACGCGGCGTTAAAACCATTGTCGTGACGTCATCACTCAGGGGATGCCCGCCTTCTTCAAGCCCTGCTGCATATACACCATCATAACCGGCCTTTTCCGCATGAACGGCATGTCTGACCGATCCCACCTTATGGAAAAGTCTGACCCCTGCCTTTTTGAGTCTCTTTACGCCATCCTCCCCGGCTACCTTGTCCAGCGGAGTACCTGATACTTCAATTGCCGGAACCTTTTCCTCCTGACAGACCTTGATATACATCTGATGGTGTTCGGATGTAATCCTGATGGAAGGGAGAAGGGTCAGCCCGATTACGAAAGGTTTGGCTGTCAATTCTCTGACCTCTGCTATCGCATTCCTGAAATCCTGTTCTGTTTCATAATTTGCCGCAGTAAGATTGCCCATACCGCCGGCTTCTGAAATGGCAGCACACAACTGGGGCTTGCAAAGCCACATCATCGCCCCGCATATTATCGGGTATTTTATCCCGAACATTTCAGTGATAGCAGTTTTAATCATACTTCCTCCGATAAAACCAGTTTAACGATATGTTTGGCCAAACTTGCCTGGCATGTCAAGGTAAACATTCGAATATAAAAAACATCTCCTTAATGGATGGTTATCTTACAGGAAACAGGTCGATTACCGTTATTTCCGGCGGAGCAAAGACACGCATCGGCGGTCCCCATAAGCCTGAGCCTCGGCTGATATAGATTCTGCTTTTTTCCGGTAATTCATAAAGTCCGGAAACATAGGGATAGGCAATCCTGAGCAGAGGAACAAAGGAAAATATCTGCCCGCCGTGAAGATGACCTGAAAGTTGAAGGTCAAAAAGTCCGTATAATGATTGATCTATTTCAGGTTTATGCTTGAGGACTATGATGAATTTTTCCTTGGGAAGTCTTGAAAGGAGGTCTTTTTCCATTTTTGTATCCGAGCTTTTCGAGAGCGAATGTCCCCTGTCGTCGAAGCCTGCTATAACGATGTAATTCCCGGCACCGGCGTCATCATTTCTAAGCATTCTGAAGCCGGCGGATTCGGTAAGCCTTATTGAAAGTCCGAGTCCGGCATAAACCTCGTGATTGCCTGTAACTGCAAATTTACCGAGTCTCGGGTTTATCCGGTCAAGCAATTTTATATTGTCTGCGATGTTGTCGAGCTGGCCATCGATCAAATCACCTGTCGAGACAAGGATATCCGGGTTGGAATTTCTGATGGATCTGATTATATTTTCCAGCCTCAATTTTCCCGACATAAGGCCAAGATGGACATCCGATATCTGGACAATCCTTATCCTGCCTGCCGATGGTGGAATCTTTTCGGTATATATTCTTAAATGTTCGGTCTTTATATGCAGGCCTTCATAAATACCGTATCCGGTCAGGATGACGGCCAGGAATAACGGAATGATGAAGGCCATGAAAGCCGAAGGAATAAACGCATCGGTGTTTCTTATGAAAAAATTTCCGGCTCCAAATACAATCAGCCTGTAAACACCTATTATTATGGCGATCATTACGAATATTGACAGCGCCCCCATCCATATATAACCCGTATATGCAAAGGCTATTGCTGCAGTATTATGCCCGGCATGTTCGAGAGTTCTTGTGATAATCGGGGCTAGCATCATTAATGTCATGAAGACTGCGGAAAGCAAGCCTGCGGTTCTGCCGAATTCGAATGCCGCCCTGGCTTTGAAAAATGCATAGGCATGCATTGATCCGTAAAAAGCAAAATATATCAGGATAAAAAGTTTCATGGAAAAATAAGCCTTTGTATTACGGTATTTTCCTCAAAAGTCTGAATGTAATGGATAGCCTGGAATCCTGTCTGCAGTCCTGTCCCAGACATATATAACCGCTGCTTACAAGCTCGCATTCATCATTATGGACATAAGCAGTATTCCCGTCATCATTGTGAATGTACGAGCCATTCGTACTATGATCGATAAA belongs to Desulfomonilia bacterium and includes:
- a CDS encoding nitronate monooxygenase encodes the protein MIKTAITEMFGIKYPIICGAMMWLCKPQLCAAISEAGGMGNLTAANYETEQDFRNAIAEVRELTAKPFVIGLTLLPSIRITSEHHQMYIKVCQEEKVPAIEVSGTPLDKVAGEDGVKRLKKAGVRLFHKVGSVRHAVHAEKAGYDGVYAAGLEEGGHPLSDDVTTMVLTPRIAETVRIPVVTVGGIADGRSMAAALTLGAQGVMMASRFIATKECMVHENIKQEIINRQENDTRIFGRSIGLQGRALINKVIEEVLEIESTGGGLDKLIPLISGPRIKQAWEEGNVDMAPLMVGQSIGLIHDILPCKDLLIKMHNEANAVLKKTRNLFN
- a CDS encoding metallophosphoesterase, which gives rise to MKLFILIYFAFYGSMHAYAFFKARAAFEFGRTAGLLSAVFMTLMMLAPIITRTLEHAGHNTAAIAFAYTGYIWMGALSIFVMIAIIIGVYRLIVFGAGNFFIRNTDAFIPSAFMAFIIPLFLAVILTGYGIYEGLHIKTEHLRIYTEKIPPSAGRIRIVQISDVHLGLMSGKLRLENIIRSIRNSNPDILVSTGDLIDGQLDNIADNIKLLDRINPRLGKFAVTGNHEVYAGLGLSIRLTESAGFRMLRNDDAGAGNYIVIAGFDDRGHSLSKSSDTKMEKDLLSRLPKEKFIIVLKHKPEIDQSLYGLFDLQLSGHLHGGQIFSFVPLLRIAYPYVSGLYELPEKSRIYISRGSGLWGPPMRVFAPPEITVIDLFPVR